One genomic segment of Paenibacillus durus includes these proteins:
- a CDS encoding S-layer homology domain-containing protein, which produces MRPKLHRITLFLLLPLFLIFTSFPPSAHAAETALLDKYYPADIEGHWANDAIDNFVNANWLNGYADADGTILIKPNNNVTRAEFVTILVGAAGLTSSQSGKTFTDVKAGKWYADPIRIASSLGIVGGITNTEFGPDRPITRGEIAVMVVNAFSSSVKFDGQPKTFTDVPQYYAKPAIQKASQAGIVAGMTETEFKPFSRATRAQAVVMLERSLKLQQGNLPLEQDLIDLAVKADKEETQLMVDKKYAELERIFLKYYTGYQFAYSMSSLKEINEMAAGGGTLDIKVVKAPTFRVTERSDRLVVLDSVYGEVEMKISNGVNTYEETIKTDGQYLMKKMPDNSWKIYAILTKE; this is translated from the coding sequence ATGAGACCGAAGTTACATCGCATTACTCTTTTTCTGCTTTTACCCTTGTTCCTGATTTTCACGAGCTTTCCACCGTCAGCCCATGCTGCTGAAACCGCTCTGCTGGACAAGTATTATCCTGCCGACATTGAAGGGCACTGGGCAAATGACGCGATTGATAATTTCGTCAATGCCAATTGGCTGAACGGTTATGCCGACGCCGATGGTACAATCCTCATTAAGCCGAACAATAACGTTACCCGCGCCGAATTCGTAACGATTCTTGTTGGTGCGGCGGGCCTAACCAGCAGCCAGTCAGGTAAAACCTTTACGGACGTCAAGGCTGGAAAATGGTACGCTGATCCGATCCGGATTGCCAGTTCACTCGGTATCGTCGGCGGCATCACAAATACGGAATTCGGTCCTGACCGGCCGATCACAAGAGGCGAGATCGCTGTTATGGTCGTCAACGCTTTTTCATCATCCGTAAAGTTCGACGGACAACCTAAAACCTTCACGGATGTTCCGCAATATTACGCAAAGCCTGCTATTCAAAAAGCTAGCCAAGCCGGCATTGTGGCCGGGATGACCGAGACCGAATTCAAGCCGTTCAGCCGCGCTACCCGCGCTCAAGCGGTTGTCATGCTGGAACGCTCCCTGAAGCTGCAGCAGGGGAACCTGCCGCTTGAACAGGATTTGATTGATCTTGCCGTGAAAGCAGACAAAGAAGAAACACAGCTAATGGTAGACAAGAAGTATGCCGAACTTGAGCGGATTTTTCTTAAATATTACACAGGCTACCAGTTCGCTTACAGTATGTCTTCCTTGAAGGAGATCAATGAAATGGCTGCCGGGGGCGGAACGTTAGACATTAAAGTTGTGAAAGCCCCGACCTTCCGCGTTACCGAACGTTCTGACCGTCTAGTGGTATTGGATTCGGTATACGGTGAAGTGGAAATGAAAATTTCGAACGGTGTTAATACCTACGAAGAAACCATCAAGACGGACGGCCAATACCTGATGAAGAAAATGCCGGATAACAGCTGGAAAATCTACGCCATACTCACCAAAGAATAA